CGGAGGGCTGGCCGCAGCCGGACCCCAAGGACCGCGTCGGCCGCCCCATCGGCCGCCAGAACGTGCGCCTTCGCCTCGACCGCCAGAACATCGAGATCATCGAGAACGGCAAGACCCTCTGGGGGCCGGAGCCGCACGGCTGCGACTTCGCGCAGGCGTTCCTCTACCTCGACGTCTGCTCGCACAGCAACTACCCGCCGCGCGAGCTGTTCTTCGACAACGTCGTCGTGCGCCCCGCGCCGCGGGCGCAGTAGGCGCGGCGTCTCTGCCTCGCGGAGGCGCAAGGCCCCGCCCGCGAAACACGCGAAAGGGCGCGGAAGTGAATCGCCGGATGAGAGACAGGAGAACCGCATGAAGTGGCAGGCAGGGCTCTGGACCGGGCTATTGGCCGCGGCGCTGGCCGCGGAGGCCCTGGCGGGCGACATCGAACTCATCCCGCCCAAGCTCTTCAGCGCCCGCGGAGGGCTGGGCAACCTGTTCGCGAGACTCGAGGCGGGCCGCCCAGTGACCATCGCCTACTTCGGCGGCAGCATCACGGCGGCCAATGGCTGGCGCCCCAAGACCCTCCAGTGGTTCCAGGCCACCTGGCCCAAGGCCCGGATCACCGAGGTCAACGCCGCCATCGGCGGCACAGGGTCCGACCTCGGCGTCTTCCGCTGCGGGCAGGACGTGTTGGCGCACAAGCCTGATTTCGTCTTCGTCGAGTTCGCGGTCAACGACGGCGGCGCCGCACCCGAGTCCATTTTCCGCACCCTCGAGGGCATCGTGCGCCAGGTCTGGCGGGCGAACCCCGAGACCGACATCTGCTTCGTCTATACGATCCACAAGGGCTTCCTCCCCGACTACGAGAAAGGCTTCTGCAACCGCTCGACCACGGCGCACGAGAAGGTGGCCGACCACTACGGCATCCCCTCGATCAACATGGCCCTGCGAGTGGCCGAGCTGCACAAGGCGGGCAAGCTCATCTTCCCCTTCCCGCCTAAGGACACGCCGCCCGAGGGCAAGATGGTCTTCGCCCACGACGAGTGCCACCCCACCGACGCGGGCCACGCGCTGTTCACCCAGGTGATCGCCGAGGCGCTGCGGGAGATTCAAAAGGCATCGAAGCCAGGCCCCCATGCGCTGCCCGAGCCGCTGCGGGCCGACAACTGGGAGAACGCCAAGCTCGTGCCCATCGAGCCCTCGATGCTCACGCCCGGCTGGAAGAAACTCCCGGCCGACCAGGGCCTCGGCAAGGCATTCGGCAACCGCCTGCCCGCGATCTGGGAAGCGACCCAGCCCGGCGAGAAGCTCTCCTTCCGCTTCAAGGGCACCCTCGCGCGGCTCTACGACCTCGTCGGTCCCGACGGCGGCAAGGCGATCTGCACCGTGGACGGCAAGGTCACTCGCACAGTGCCCCGCTTCGATATGTACTGCTCCTACCACCGCCTGGCCACCCTCGGCATCGCCGAGGGACTCGAGGACAAGGAGCACTCGGTCGCCGTCGAAGTCTCGCCCGAGCAGCCCGACCGCGAGCCCGTGCTCAAGCAGGTGCGCGACCAGAAAGGCTTCGACCCCAAACGATATGATGGCACCGTGCTGAGGGTTGGCTACATCATGCTGCTCGGGGACTTGGTGAAGGAATGATGCGTGATGCGTGAAACGTGAGAAGAGGTGAAGGGGACTGGGCTTTCCTGGCTTCT
The DNA window shown above is from Planctomycetota bacterium and carries:
- a CDS encoding SGNH/GDSL hydrolase family protein, whose translation is MKWQAGLWTGLLAAALAAEALAGDIELIPPKLFSARGGLGNLFARLEAGRPVTIAYFGGSITAANGWRPKTLQWFQATWPKARITEVNAAIGGTGSDLGVFRCGQDVLAHKPDFVFVEFAVNDGGAAPESIFRTLEGIVRQVWRANPETDICFVYTIHKGFLPDYEKGFCNRSTTAHEKVADHYGIPSINMALRVAELHKAGKLIFPFPPKDTPPEGKMVFAHDECHPTDAGHALFTQVIAEALREIQKASKPGPHALPEPLRADNWENAKLVPIEPSMLTPGWKKLPADQGLGKAFGNRLPAIWEATQPGEKLSFRFKGTLARLYDLVGPDGGKAICTVDGKVTRTVPRFDMYCSYHRLATLGIAEGLEDKEHSVAVEVSPEQPDREPVLKQVRDQKGFDPKRYDGTVLRVGYIMLLGDLVKE